The DNA sequence CGCGACCTGCGCCAGCTCGGGGTGGTCTGCCTGACCATCGCGGCGGACCGGCCGGCGGAGGCGTTGACCCGGCTGTCCGCGGCGGTGGTCTCCGCCGAGACGCTCGGTGCCGCCGAGACGGCCCGGCTGCGCAGCGTCGCGCACACCCGGGCCGGCGACCACGCCGCCGCGCACGACGCCGACCGGTACGCGTTCCGGCTGGCTACCCGGCGCAACGACCGGCTGCGCGACATGTACGTCGACGGCATCGCCGCCCGGCTGGACCAGGAGGAGATGCGTCGCTCCGCCGCGCAGTACACCCAGGAGGCGCTGACCGACCCGTTGACCGGGCTGGCCAGCCGCCGCCACCTCGACCTCTACGTCACCGACATGGCCGGCCGGGGCGATCGGGCCGTGGTGATGGTCTGCGACCTGGACGGTTTCAAGTCGGTCAACACCGTGCATGGCCACCACTCCGGTGACCTGGTGCTGCAACGGGTCGCCGGGGTGATCAACCGGGTGATGCGCCGGGGTGACTTCGTGGCCAGGTACGGCGGCGACGAGTTCGTGGTGGTGCTGCCGGGCGCCGGCCCGGCCGAGGCGGCCGACGTGGCCCGCCGGATCACCGCCGCGGTGGCCGGTGAGGAGTGGGAGTCGCTGGTGCCTGGCACTCCGGTCGGGGTCAGCGTCGGCTACGCCGAAATCAGCGGTTCCGGTCCGGGGTTGCGCGAAGCGCTCAGCCGGGCCTTCGAGGTGGCCGCCCGGCAGATGCGCGAGGCCCGGCAACGGCCCCATCCGGTGCGCTGACCGCCCGGCCGGTGCCGGTGTGGCCGCGGTCAGCGGCACGGCCGGTGCCGGTGTGGCCGGTCAGCGGCGGGTCAGTTCGGTGTCACCGGCCAGCCGGGCAGCCCGGTCCGCCTCGGCGAGCGCGTCGAGGACGCCGTCCAGCTCCCCGCCGACCACCAGGTCCATGTTGTACGCCGTGTAGCCGATCCGGTGGTCGGTGATCCGGTTCTGCGGGTAGTTGTAGGTGCGCACCCGCTCGGACCGGTCGACCGTACGCACCTGGGATCGGCGGGCGTCGGACGCCGCCGCGTCGGCCTGTTCCTGGGCGGCGGCGAGCAACCGGGCGCGCAGGATCCGCATCGCCTGCTCCCGGTTCTGCAGCTGGCTCTTCTCGTTCTGGCAGGAGACGACGATGCCGGTCGGCAGGTGGGTGATCCGCACCGCCGAGTCGGTGGTGTTGACCGACTGGCCGCCGGGGCCGGAGGAGCGGAACACGTCGACGCGTAGTTCGTTCGGGTCGACGTTGACCTCGACGTCCTCGGCTTCCGGCAGCACCAGCACCCCGGCGGCGCTGGTGTGGATCCGGCCCTGCGACTCGGTGACCGGCACCCGCTGCACCCGGTGCACGCCGCCCTCCCACTTGAGCCGGGACCAGACGCCGTTACCGCCCTCGGGCATCCCCCGCGACTTGATCGCGAGCGAGACGTCCTTGACCCCGCCGAGGTCGGAATCCTGCGAGTCGAGCACCTCGACCTGCCAGCCGCGCCGTTCGGCGTACCGCAGGTACATCCGTAGCAGGTCGCCGGCGAACAGCGCCGACTCCTCGCCGCCCTCGCCCGCCTTGATCTCGACGATGACGTCCTTGGCGTCGTGCGGGTCCCGGGGGATCAGCAGTTCGGCGAGGCGGGCCTCCAGGTCGGGCAGGCTGGCGGCGATCGCCTCCGCCTCGACGGTGAACGCCGGGTCCTCGCCGGCCAGCTCCCGGGCGGCGGCCAAATCGGCCCGGGCCTGGGCGAGCTCGCCGGCGGCCTTGTGCAGCGGGGCCAGCTCGGCGAACCGGCGACCGACCCGGCGGGCGGTGGTCTGGTCCGCGTGGATCGCCGGATCGGACAGCTGCTTCTCCAGCTCGGCGTACTCGTCGAGGAGCCCGGCCAGACGCTCGCTGCTCATCAGATGCCTTCCGTGGATACTCCGGCCTTGCGGCCGGGGAGGAAACGGTCCGCCGGGTTGAAAAGACCAGTACC is a window from the Solwaraspora sp. WMMD792 genome containing:
- a CDS encoding GGDEF domain-containing protein, with product MGWLDRLTDQAEALMQARALMESSRSAEACVAFEQVIRSTSNRYVRADALVQRLSALLNLGRSAEYTVAVDRAFEAARDVSEPYLHGHLHALAALAAHQQGAFDRCVTHLVHSARALGAATDVDRETAWGWHDLAMAYSYLSFHGYALSAIEHARQLANATGIPEETFAAPGIRLRNAVALDHHGDTDGCLRVLRDIGSDLAKFVHADRAGLLRPSSRVAYGYALARLAALGEPARLPAGAPEATRLMIDGGDSARARDLRQLGVVCLTIAADRPAEALTRLSAAVVSAETLGAAETARLRSVAHTRAGDHAAAHDADRYAFRLATRRNDRLRDMYVDGIAARLDQEEMRRSAAQYTQEALTDPLTGLASRRHLDLYVTDMAGRGDRAVVMVCDLDGFKSVNTVHGHHSGDLVLQRVAGVINRVMRRGDFVARYGGDEFVVVLPGAGPAEAADVARRITAAVAGEEWESLVPGTPVGVSVGYAEISGSGPGLREALSRAFEVAARQMREARQRPHPVR
- the prfA gene encoding peptide chain release factor 1; its protein translation is MSSERLAGLLDEYAELEKQLSDPAIHADQTTARRVGRRFAELAPLHKAAGELAQARADLAAARELAGEDPAFTVEAEAIAASLPDLEARLAELLIPRDPHDAKDVIVEIKAGEGGEESALFAGDLLRMYLRYAERRGWQVEVLDSQDSDLGGVKDVSLAIKSRGMPEGGNGVWSRLKWEGGVHRVQRVPVTESQGRIHTSAAGVLVLPEAEDVEVNVDPNELRVDVFRSSGPGGQSVNTTDSAVRITHLPTGIVVSCQNEKSQLQNREQAMRILRARLLAAAQEQADAAASDARRSQVRTVDRSERVRTYNYPQNRITDHRIGYTAYNMDLVVGGELDGVLDALAEADRAARLAGDTELTRR